Proteins from a genomic interval of Oncorhynchus nerka isolate Pitt River linkage group LG13, Oner_Uvic_2.0, whole genome shotgun sequence:
- the snap29 gene encoding synaptosomal-associated protein 29, which yields MAYPRTHNPFADDDEEEQRWSSGGFYDPQERGVSEAERKQRCLQQEVMRTAKSAVVSSHRSLGLIYESEKIGAETAEELMRQGEALKRTERMVDNMGQDLKTSQKHINSIKSVWGGLVTYFKAKPETTKSLPEEPVVYQASSKLQNAMSHSKEHEGKYQASHPNLRKLDIGGFDAFASDDSSSSQNGYPANRQLRAAHQTLDNNLDEMSLGLGRLKNLGLGLQSEIENQDTSLDNLLGKVDKLDLKINNTNQQIKNLK from the exons ATGGCATACCCCAGAACCCACAACCCATTtgcagatgatgatgaggaggagcagCGCTGGTCAAGTGGGGGATTTTACGACCCCCAAGAGAGGGGGGTGAGTGAGGCAGAGCGCAAGCAGAGATGCCTCCAACAGGAAGTGATGCGTACGGCCAAGTCTGCGGTGGTCAGCAGCCACCGCTCCTTGGGGCTCATCTATGAGTCGGAGAAGATCGGCGCTGAGACTGCAGAG GAGCTGATGCGTCAGGGGGAGGCTCTGAAGAGGACCGAGAGGATGGTGGACAACATGGGCCAAGACCTGAAAACCAGCCAGAAACACATCAACAGCATTAAGAGTGTGTGGGGAGGCCTTGTCACTTACTTTAAGGCCAAGCCTGAGACCACCAAGTCCCTGCCAGAAGAGCCTGTTGTCTACCAAGCCAGCAGCAA attgCAGAATGCCATGTCTCACAGTAAGGAGCATGAAGGCAAGTACCAGGCCAGTCACCCCAACCTGAGGAAGTTGGACATTGGAG GTTTCGACGCATTTGCATCAGATGACAGCTCATCTAGTCAAAATGGCTACCCTGCAAACAGACAGCTTAGAGCCGCCCACCAGACCCTGGACAACAACTTAG ATGAGATGTCCCTGGGCCTGGGAAGGTTAAAGAACCTAGGACTGGGCCTCCAATCTGAAATTGAGAATCAGGACACTTCTCTGGACAATCTGCTGGGTAAAGTGGACAAGTTGGACCTCAAGATCAACAACACCAACCAGCAGATTAAAAACCTCAAATAA